From Ochotona princeps isolate mOchPri1 chromosome X, mOchPri1.hap1, whole genome shotgun sequence, one genomic window encodes:
- the LOC131478493 gene encoding male-enhanced antigen 1: protein MAAVVLGADTMGPERIFPNQTEDLGPHQGPTEGTGDWSSEPEEEQEEAGAGPADYSYQPLNQDPEQEEVELAPVGDTEDTVADIQDRIQALGLHLPDPPLESEDEEEEGATALGNHSSIPMDPEHVELVKRTMAAVSLPAPGVPAWAQEISDAQWEDMVQKALQARQVSPAWK from the coding sequence ATGGCAGCAGTAGTCCTAGGGGCAGACACCATGGGCCCCGAGCGTATCTTCCCCAATCAGACTGAGGACCTGGGGCCGCATCAGGGCCCCACAGAAGGCACCGGGGACTGGAGCAGTGAGCCcgaggaagagcaggaggaggctggggcaggcccaGCCGATTACTCCTACCAGCCCCTGAACCAAGATCCGGAACAAGAGGAGGTGGAGCTGGCGCCTGTGGGAGACACCGAGGACACAGTTGCTGACATCCAGGACCGCATCCAGGCTCTGGGCCTTCATTTGCCAGACCCACCATTAGAGAGTgaggatgaagaggaggagggagccaCAGCGCTGGGCAACCATAGCTCCATTCCCATGGACCCAGAACACGTGGAGCTGGTGAAGAGGACAATGGCTGCCGTGAGCCTGCCTGCGCCAGGGGTTCCTGCCTGGGCTCAGGAGATCTCCGATGCCCAGTGGGAAGACATGGTCCAAAAAGCTCTCCAGGCCCGGCAGGTGTCCCCTGCCTGGAAGTGA